Proteins encoded by one window of Aphis gossypii isolate Hap1 chromosome X, ASM2018417v2, whole genome shotgun sequence:
- the LOC126552665 gene encoding uncharacterized protein LOC126552665, producing the protein MFQYTIICMFFLRTCSPMEPLSITVSSGAFFNEIKEAITYDKSIPLIYTQKTITEESNFSNDLLEVEKYCKNKNTTYCHTLKQCSSLLNTLNSNIDKNKKNMEKLEEISNNKIKNYRTRRGIQFIGDFYNFCCNIATEKQIKHFYTNEEKLKEQADRLRDVFVSDHKDLNTITTQLNNYTTITAGKLEILKKSLEQFYEEERDNGLLENAKIDKEIKGIQEIIFYVITMLIKFINYERESSTHLHCKIGKIPPRLINVNILYDDLRKLTKILKKDGYELAISTDDISSYYNIPITECQFSKTEILVKVKIPIREIKTNWKLFQYIPAHFKSNNSTCIIYSEKTYVAVNKINNEHRIISGIGLQHCDPPVTDLCYIPKFSSDISLTPKCVESIFKNSPLNEINKYCYFQCVTQDENDDTIIKQIGIHTFAVTNPQPTLFIRNGIGENTEIQELKINYEHPGLIKVKLPCDHELLQNKKVIIPKMYPCELINTNTLTIQRVLPISWTTLKSLKIIHEEQKDKMFFTNLTEILNHDWKKNVPNFHINKQIKDPEEYFKEIVLEKMPQRLINDFLGDIMYITWLSILTIIILFTIYKIYPIIIAVQLMMTAHQLPPPPYST; encoded by the coding sequence atgtttcagtacacaataatatgtatgttctTCCTGAGAACATGTAGTCCAATGGAGCCACTGAGTATCACTGTATCATCAGGGGcatttttcaatgaaatcaAGGAAGCGATTACCTACGATAAGAGCATCCCTTTAATATACACTCAAAAGACAATAACAGAAGAATCCAACTTTTCAAATGACTTATTGgaagtagaaaaatattgtaaaaacaaaaacacaacTTACTGTCATACTCTAAAACAATGTTCTTCATTGTTAAACACTCTTAACTCTAAcatagacaaaaataaaaaaaacatggaaAAACTAGAAGaaataagtaacaataaaatcaaaaactatagAACAAGAAGGGGAATACAATTCATTGGggatttttacaatttctgTTGCAATATAGCtacagaaaaacaaataaaacatttttacactaACGAAGAAAAATTAAAGGAACAAGCCGATAGACTTAGAGATGTTTTCGTATCAGATCATAAAGATCTAAATACTATTACAACCCAACTTAACAACTACACAACAATAACGGCGGGTAAATTAGAGATTCTAAAGAAAAGCTTGGAACAATTTTACGAAGAAGAAAGGGATAACGGTTTGTtagaaaatgcaaaaatagaTAAAGAGATTAAAGGGATAcaagaaatcattttttatgtaattacaatgttaataaaattcataaattatgaaagGGAATCAAGTACACACTTACACTGCAAAATAGGGAAAATTCCTCCAAGACTCATTAACGTAAACATACTATATGACGATTTacgaaaattaacaaaaatattaaaaaaggacGGATATGAATTAGCCATCTCAACAGACGACATTTCTTCATACTACAACATCCCAATAACAGAATGTCAATTTTCTAAAACAGAGATtttagtaaaagtaaaaataccgATCCgagaaataaaaaccaattggAAACTTTTTCAATATATCCCTGcccattttaaatcaaataattcaacgtgtattatatattccgAAAAAACATACGTAgcggtaaataaaataaataatgaacataGGATCATTTCAGGAATAGGTCTACAACACTGTGACCCTCCTGTTACAGATTTATGTTACATTCCAAAATTTTCTTCAGATATATCACTAACGCCAAAATGTGTcgaatcaattttcaaaaattcacCCCTAAACGAAATTAACAAATACTGTTACTTCCAATGTGTAACACAAGACGAAAATGacgatacaataattaaacaaataggcATTCATACTTTCGCAGTTACAAATCCACAaccaacattatttattagaaacggGATCGGGGAAAACACAGAAATACaagaactaaaaattaattatgaacacCCTGGACTAATTAAAGTAAAGCTACCGTGTGACCACGaactattacaaaataaaaaggtaataATCCCAAAAATGTATCCCTGCgagttaattaatacaaacacaCTAACAATACAACGAGTGTTACCAATATCTTGGACCactttaaaatctttaaaaattatacacgaAGAACAAAAggacaaaatgtttttcacaAATTTAACTGAAATACTAAATCATGATTGGAAAAAAAACGTCCCAAACTTtcatataaacaaacaaataaaagacCCCGAAGAATATTTCAAAGaaattgttttagaaaaaatgccACAAAGACTAATAAATGACTTTTTGggagatattatgtatattacatggCTATCCATATTAACCATAATCATACTATTTaccatctataaaatatatccaataataatagcagTACAATTAATGATGACAGCACACCaattacccccccccccctattCCACTTAG